The segment AGACTAGCAAGGGCTTTAGATTTACTCAGTTTAAATTCCATCCCTTAAAAAGTTTTGCcctggaaatatagttagtcttatacaacacaactattatggaagtcatttgcaaaactacacagatttggcatatattgaattgcttgccctccaaagggaaggggtggggagggagggaggtaaagaagttggaactcaaagtgttaggaacaaccgtcgagtaatgttcttgccactaggaaataagaaatacaggtaaaggggtatagaaagctatctggccctacaggacaaaagagaagatggaaacaagggcagagagggatgctagaagagagagcagattggtcataggggcaattagaatgcttggtgtttggggggggggaggggacaaaagggaacccaaaattttgttaaaatgaatgttagaagttaaataattaataattaaaaaaaaaaaagttttgcccTGGGTGACTAAAAGTAGTAACCAAATTTTGCcatcatttcattttgttaaactgAGTTCATTTAACCAGGTCAATACATTTATCATTTAAGGATCAACTTAGTGCTTGTTCTTTCCTCGTTTTAACCAAAAGAGGCTATATCAAGATACACAAAACCAGGGGTGGGGGGACATTTGAACAGTGTAATGGAAATAAAGCTATCTAGAGATAACTTGAGAAAGGGGAAGCCTTCCCACAcgtcttttttcctttaattttcctgtttccttcacCCATTTCTTACTTTGTCCCATTAAACAACTTGAAGGGATACCCACTTTAGGATGGTATGAAACCACCTTTATAACCACATAACCACACACAACCTTCAATACATTTGGTTAAACTTCAATCCTGTTGAAGTTAACAGGAAAAAAGTCCATTAAAACATATAAAGGTGCCCATGCCTTTTTCTTTATGCAAGATGCTTCAttgactaaaaattaaaaaaaaaaaatcattagtggAAAACCAATGCCTGGCTCAGTTTTGATtccaaaggagagatgaaagtTTTCCCTTCCCAGTATAGAGGTAGAGGATGAGAAGTGCCATACACATGGTTGATATGTCCATTGGCTTTGCTTAATTTGTTACACAAAATTTACCGTGAATCCAGGTTCAAATGGTTGGTGAAATGTTAAAATTCGGAAAGAATGAAGCCAGTCAAATCCCTTCTATTTGTGTAGCTTCCTACTCACACTTCTCCCAAATTTGGATTTAATAACACTAAAAACCTCAACACGTCATAAAGGTTTTCTCTTGCTTTTAGACCttctaaaaaaaatacaaaagcacaATGCCACATAGTATATTTTGGGATTATGCCACTGAGGAGTCAGAAATCAGGATGTGTAGTTGTgagaaaaattttggaaaaacCTGGCCGTAAGACaagacttcttttccttctcatctacAATCCACTGAGACATTTCTCTTACTTGTAAGAGTTACACAGGTTACATTTATTGTAGTTTTACTCTTCATTCTTAATAAGCAGTTGAATTAGATGTTCTGTGCACTTCTGGGTTTTTTTGGCTAGTATAGGCCCAACATGAAGTTTCTTTATGCCATCCTAAATCAACATTTTATTTGCCAAGGCAGATTTCTCCTTCACACTTTCTCCTGAAAATCTTGTAATAAATTGCAGTTACAACATGTCGTAAAGATGCCTAGCTTCTACTATTTACAGATTGCTTATATGATATCTTGATGATGGAGATATTCAACttgaaacaaacatttatagctACTGCTTGCAATCTGGTCAAGCATTAAGTTAGTTAAAACAAACATTAAGCTAGTTGGCctaaatacaacaaaataaaacaaattagtgGCTCTCATCCTGCATTCACTGTACATATAAGAACCCCTTTCTTGCTTGTAATCTGGTAAAACAAACTAGTTAGTCCAAGTAGAGCAAAATTAACTTAAAATTAGGTGGCTGTCACCCTGCATTCACTGTATATAAACAACCCCTTTCCCAATCAACATTTAAAGAGTTACCCCTTTTCTTCCCCAGTTCAGTTCCCAACAGTAGTATTGGGGTTCCTATTACAGTGAATGGAGAGAGCCAGAGGTAGGGCTGGTTTTGActagcattattttttaaataacagcATAATGGCAAAACAGAGAGGAACTCATTCTAAAACCCTAAATCCTCAGAGATTTGGGGTTATCATAAACTGTAAATAAAATGCCTTCCTAAAGAATGGGGTTTAAATCTACCCTTGGCATACCACATGTAATCAGAATTACTTGTTAAATACAGACAACACCTAGGCAATACAGCAAAAGCATCACAACAAACCCCAATCTGACAAACAACCATATGGACCAAAACATCAACATGTTCAAAGTTTTCTGATAATAAATTCAgtacaaaattttaatttcagaGCTTAACAATTCTAATTGCTTGTGTACACTGAGTTAACCAAAAATCAAACCTCAGTCTAAGCCACTGCATATACATATTGAAACAAAAAGTacaagtcatgaaaaaatgctttgggGCTTCTTTACCATAAGGAAATAATGAAGTATCCTGCACACTGAACATCATAAATTGCAAAGTCAGCATTTTATATTACtgattttattaactttttagAACACAACTATAGGTGAATATTACAACAAAAACAATAGCTAGTACTGAGTGTGTTAAGATGATTGTAGTCCTTCACTCATTCACTATTGCATACAAAAGCCAGCATTACAATGAAGGGTATTCATTGCCCCCCAATTAAGAGGTCTGACACTGAACCCCACCTCTGGGATGATGCTCATCATCCTCATAGGCTTCTCCATTGTAATGGCGTCTTCTTTCTTGAGATGGGTCAAAGTCCACCAGTTCTACCTGATCCATATCTTCAGtctcttctacttcctttctttcaggCAGTAATTTTTCCAACAAAGACAGCTTATCTGATGAAAGAAAGCCATTCTCTGGGAAGTtcacctgttaaaaaaaaaaaaggtcattatTCTAATGTTTCTAAAATTATAGGTGACAGCACCTAAGTTTTCCTATAATAGTGTAACTAAACCCTTGGCTTCCTTCTACACCCATAACAGGTGGTTTTAGGAACAAAATAGAATACTGAATACAAACATGGCAATATGGGAGAGCAAATGTGGTCATGTTAAGGGCATCAGAACAGAACTCAGAATTTGAGCAATAAACtccttgggcctcaatttcatcaCGTGAAAAATGGAAGATTCTTCCAAAATCAACTCGTATTTTACTTTTGGCATCACTAGTATCTCCCCTGATCTTTTAGTTCACAAAGTATAACCCATCTTTCTATATCGCCCAAACACTAGATTtctacttcatttgatcctcagagatCAAAAGATTCTCTAAGGGTTCAAAattatttacaagaaaaacacttgattttaaaatctattttaaaataacttcaatTATTTCAACTTGACATAGTATGTCACTTTTAACAAAGTGCTATATGAAAATTTATAATGAAAAGTACTACTTTGGAATTAGaaactgggttctaattctaATTACTGCTTCTTATCAAATACAGGAATGGGGGCAGGGGGATAAGGGGTGGACAAGATACAATTCACTCTAATCCCCCTGGACTTGTTCCCATGAGGATATTGAAGCAGATTATTTCTTCCAAGTTCTAAAACCTAGGATATTAACTTTTGTTGGAAAAACTTACAAGTATGTTAAAAATCAGTTTTTACGTAAAGGTGAATAATACAATCATATTCTCCCTCCAAAGTCAGTTGTTTTGCTTACATAAGCAACTTTCAGTAACATTAAATACTTAAGACACTCATTTCGCAACTTACCTTAAATTCAATTATTAGAATTCCTTTCTCATAAGGTCGGCGATAAATGGGCATACCTTCATTCAGGACACATTTGATATCTCCATGTTTAACAATCTGACCTAAAAGGAGCAGTACATGGTCATTGTTGCGAAGAAGTATATAAAACATGCTGGGAAAAAGAAGGGTGTGAATAGAGAAAGGAGAATCCTTGATAACCAGAAGGATCATATTTGGGAAAAGTAACTGTTTTctgtcaaagctatggttttttgttttgtttttttaggaagCTGCCAGAGGACATGACATTTTCTATAATTTCTTCTACATTATAAGATACTACAGACAACTGTCAGTCAAGAAACAAAACACCCTCCCAACCCACCTATCTTTAATTTTCCCTTAAAGCAATTAAGGATGTGGTTAACTGCTGATTACTTACCAGGATGAGAAGTAATGACTATAGTTCTATTATCAAGAGTTGTTATTGGTTTCTGAAAGCCACACAATGCTTCAACCAATTGGATATCCATACACGTGAAAAGGTCCTCACCACGTCTATTATACAAAAAAAAGTATGTatcttaatgtttttaaaaataatttaaatcagTTTGAGTATACTAAGTTTTAAATGTTTATCTGTAAGAAATTATTTATGATCATTTAATGTTAAGACACTAGgactttttgttttaaagaatgaTCCTTTCCAAAAAGTCTGAGTTATCctattctaatttaaaaaatcctGTGGAATAATACAGTAGGAAAAAGTTATCCAACACTCAAGAGGTAGACATGtagattgctttaaaaaataattttaaaaaacacacagggggaggggtgggaggacACTCACCTTAAATAAACTActtgtgcttaaaaaaaaaaaaaaagtattttttcccctttatgccATAGggacttctccctttcttttccaaacCCCCAACAACAAAAATTTCTATAATTAAATATGTTTACTAAGAAAAACGTTTAAAAGCTTGCTACTCTGTTCTAACAGATCTGTTTAATATTAAAGACTGATTTTAATGAATCATAAGTTATTAGCTTATACCCTATTAAATTGtttaatcaattttttaaaaaattactattaATGAATTAGCTTAAAATGCAAATATCATACATACTCCCTACTCCCCTCCCCACAACACCTCACAAGTTACTGGGAATATGGTATCAACTTCATCAATCATTCATTCTTAGAAAAAAAGTGCTTGGATTTAGACACATGACCACGATCTTTCCCTTTCACTGATATACTCTAGTATATATTAGTCATATTGATTTTGCTGCTGATGCAAATATTGAGAAAGATAgtgaagaaaatcccatggaATTTAAGTGTACAATACAAGGCATTCCAAAGGTCTTAGTACAGACCCTTAGGACACCCTGTACTATATGAATTTAAGAAACTTATTTCTGGGCCAAAGATGAAGTGTGACAGTACTGCATGTAGTCAGAAGGTTCTCCTGCTCGAATAGGCTTTTCAAAGACTACCATTACTACAAGATAAAAGTTACAAGACTGATTTCGATTTGCCACAAATATGCTGTTCAAAAATGGAAATCAATTACATCATCGGGTAATAAAAGCTCCCATCTTTGAAGTTTTCACAAGCAGGGGCTGGATAACCATTTGCCAAATCAAAGATTTAAGATTAAAAGAGTAGCTGAAGAGATCCCAATCTAGTAGAGCGGCCTTGTCACAGGTGACAAACGGTAGCCCTGCTTCTAACTTACCCACAGTAAGAGAGGCCCTGACTCCACACTTCAAACCAGCAGCCACAGTACAATTCCACACAATGAGGATTCCCATTATGATCTCTTCCAAAATTAGTCTAACCAGGATCAAcacaattttttcttctaaactATTAACAATGGTTAGTGACTTTAAATAAAAAACCCAACCTATTTTAGCTTATTTTCTTCCTGCTAAAGCCGGAGCCTACTCAGGAGTAACTTGGCTATCTACACATAAACATCAAGTTCAacattaaaattatctttttttttaccgTGTAAATATAGCATTATCCTTCTGATCCAAAACAATGATAATATCTCCTGGCTCAAGTCCTGGCTCCTGGTCACCTTCACCATGGAATGTTATCTTCTGACCATCTTTCATGCCTAAAATAAATAATGCATTGAAACAATTCCAGAACGCAAAAACAGTTTTGGGAGGTACAGGAGAAATAGGAAGTCCCAAGACTTATCAACTTCTGTACAACACAACTATATTTTAAGTTTCTTAAGGAACAGAACCAAGTCTTTCTACTTGTTAACTTCACATTGTTAATACTAGATacaatattgatttaatttgttaATACTAGATACAATATTGATTTAATTAGAAACCGTAAAAGATGTGGCAGAGACTTTAAATAGGACAGTTTGTTTCATAGAGTGCAAtcataatcaaataaaaatattcactcaagtcttttgtaaaatctgatgtaaaagaaaattcattattaATAGTTTTCCAGTCTGATAGGTCCACAAGGTAGCAGTGAACACTTTCTACTGCGCCTTTACTCCTAAGGTATCGTTAGAAATTACTACCTGGCAACTGACTAAAAAGACTAATTTTCTAGAGCATTTCAAAATTAAGTCTATTAGAGTTAAAGGCATTTAACTGAACTTCCAACAGCCAGTATGTGAGGTGGCtttctttttggaggcaatcagggttaaatgatttgtgccaagggtcacacagctatttagtgtctgaggccacacatgaactcaggtcctcttaactccaggtctggtgctctaacCTACTATGCTccaaactcagatttttctgaccaGTTCCATGACAGCAACggagtcagactaaaataaaaagGGATTCCTGCAGGCTGCATACTGACTTAGTAAAACACAAATTATCTATGCTGTATTACATTTTTATTCACtttgttaaacacttcccaattatattttaatctgatttggctGTGTGAATTTGACACTTCTGCATTAGTCCATACAGGATTGAGCTGTGTAACTCAAAATTGCCTAGATTCTAGCAGCCCATTCTGGGTACAGAAAAAGCCAGGTGAATAAATGTCCCTTTCTGTGTCCGCATTTTTaattgtatatataaaataaagctaaGGAAGAAGCTAAGAGGGATCGATTGAACTCTTAATTCAGTTCAGTACAGCAAAACCACTTACCTTAACAACCTGTAATTAACAAGATAAAGATGTTTTTGTTCCCTCTAAACCCATAACATTAACTtctttttaaacagaaaaaactGGGTCatatcttttccttttgaaaaccAGAGCtaaaaaaatgctttcctcaaGATTAAAGGACAATTTTGTAGTATGTCGATTTAAGTTTTTAAGGTATTAAATACTATAAAAGAATGTGAGAGAGAGCGCCTTTCCTTGACCCAGTTATATGAATCATGGCATATATCACATTATTTTGAAGGAATTAAAGGTTTGCCATTCCAGATTTTCTACTAGGATCCAggtattattaaatttttaaaagaccaaaATGTACTCAAGTTCATTTACTTTAGGCTTCCAGATTATTTCTCTCTGCTTCCCAAACAAATTTAAATCTGATAAGCACCCTATAAACATCACTCTAATTAGTATTTATAACAGAATAATGAGGTATTTACAGAAGTGGTTCTTTTCTGAAAAGACCAGGCACATTCTTTGTAAATGAGTTATCTATATAGTATGGCCACACTCCCAAGATGACCAACACAACTGGAACATAGGCTTCTTATTAAAATGTATTGTgattaaaggttaaaaaaaaaaatcattcaagataCTTACCCTTGTCAATATGAACCTCCAGAATTTTCTTCTCTCGGACAATCTTCCTTCCATTACAGCTTTTACATCTATCTTTAGGGCTGATGCGTTCCCCATGCCCTTGGCATTCCATGCAAACTGACTGAATTTGCTGAACCATTCCAGGTCCTATCTGATGAATTCTTATTTGCATTCCAGTACCTCTGCAATTGGGACAGCATTCTACAGCTCCTTTTTTTCCACCCCGGCCTGCaccacagaaaaattaaaatttcaacaACTGAAATAGGCTTACAATATAGAGTTGAGTATTAAAGGTACATACCAACACACCTCAAAACATTATCTGCTTCTGACAGTGAGCTACCACAAACAGGAGCATCTAGAAAACGGAAGATTACTAAGCTTACTAAGCACCCTGATAAACTTAGAGGTAAGACAATTCCTCCTTTCAAGACATTCACATTCTCAGTGGTGAGGGAAATAACAAAATAGTTCAATTACATAATGGAAAGGTTGGTGGGACTTAGGATAGTTGCTGAGAACAGCAGAGTCAATGTGGGGGTAAGCCAGAGGGTGAAGCAGGAAAGATGGCAAGGCTTAGTGGTCTTTCAACCTTAGCAGGATTGAAGTTCTATCACCCTATCTATCCACGCAGTCTCAGGTCAGAGGGTACACCAGGCCTGTGTTAGGAGCACTTCCCCAGAGCAGGTGGCAGGGCTCACTCCTCTCTTCTACCCTGAATGCTCTCTTTTCTATCTACAAATAGCTTAACTGTAAAAGGGTTTACAGTGGGAGACCTAGCCTTCTACCACTTcctacttccttccctcccttttcctgtgCCCTGCTTTTCTCCCACCACTGTGCCATCCACATGCAATCTGGCTATACTTCACTTTGGAATTAATAGAAAGCTGAAGTCTCTCACTTGAACCCGTAAGTTTAATTTGGAGAAACAGGCAGGTAGAAATCTCTCTTTTCCTATCCTAGCAGGCCTTCCCTGATACCTCATCGAGATCTCAGCAAGTCCTTTCACCTATCCCAATTCTTCTTCCCCAGCAGTGCCTCAGcctcaatctattttcttcaatttcctgCTCGTCCCTCTAAAAATTTCTGTTCACTAGATGCACTATCTCTAACTTGAGATGGCAAATATCTTGCTACTGCACCCAAGCCTAAAAGTCTTGTAATTTTTTGAGCATTAACACATTAATAACTAAGATCTCAAAgtgaaaatatgatttttttaaaataggaactTGTAGTTAGGTTGAAAGACTatagaaaaagatttttaaaacatacCTTCACATTTATCACAAATCACATTCTTTTGCAAAGCCAGTTTTCTCGTTGCACCATTATATAAATCTTCTAAGGTCACTGACAACTGATGAACAACATTTTTACCTGCAACCAAGTAGTGAATAGCTTTATTCAATACATCTCAATTTTAAATCCCAATTTGTGCTACGTAACTTAATATAACCAGTCTAAAAGAATTGATTCTGCTGTGTATCCTGTGCATAATTATTAATACTGGACACCTCTTTCTGCAAGTTCTATATTCTTCAATGGGAAATCTGTGTGGAAAGAGCTGAAATCGTAAAAAAGCCAGTTCCAAACCACTGTTTCAAGAGGGCCCAAAAGAAGTAGCACGTTACTTTAACCTTTTGCTCCCTGGACTATCATCTCATTTCTAGCTTTTAAGATTTGTCCTAAGTcaaaggggagacaacatgtgagATCACATATTTGAAAGTTCAGGCCAAAGTCAGGAACATATTTAACAGTGAAATTCCTTTTTACTAGCACAACTAAAAACTTTTAATCCCCTCCCTGAACTTTATTACACAATCTTGTGTCTCTTGAATTTTTAAGATGGTGCACAGTTATCAGACTTTTAATTAGGAAGAGCAAACAGTACATTCTGCCTCAGACGtttcttggttacattggttgggaaagtcacttaacctttgtaaGACAGCTTCTTATGTAAAACAGTGATAAAGTAACtatcacagggttgtgaggaacAAAGATTAATTTTCACATGACTGTTTTACTACACAGATCACACTGAGggctagttttatttttatttggatgcTCTTACAATGTGATGCCCTGAACTAGAGAATATTCATGCTATGATCTGACCAGCATCAAGATAAAGACTATCTTTCCTGTGAACTAGATATGATGCTTCTAAATAATACAGCCTAAAATTAACTTAGAATACCACAGGTTTATTAAGCTGTGCACAAAATCTAGTTTTTTCCTCATGAAAAATTGCTGTCAAACCAAATTTCCCCATTCCTCACTTAACTGAAGTTTGAGTATTATACTTATAATCACTGTTACATGTCATCCTGTCACTGTCTGAATGTCACCCTTAATACTAAACTGGAatatactttgattttttttaaaatataaaacacaatCTGAGAATTTACAATGCCCTGAAAGAAACATTTTAGGATCAACTATTGATGTGGAGAGCTCTCAACCTTAGGGTCACATGACTGACATAATCAAACAGCAGAGATCTGATCTAGGACTAGAACGATGGAACAAGAGATAAAAGGAATAATGGATCACAGAACATAGAACCTAAGGATGTTAAGAACATCTAGAATAATACCTttactttaccaagaaaactgaaactctTTGAGTTTTAACTGGCCAAAAAGGCCACACCAGACTCAAAATCAGGTTTTTTCCTAATTTAAACAAGTAACTACAACTTTCTGGAAACCCCTTAGAACTCACAGATCATAAATAAAATCTTCACTTTCCATGTTAATTCAAGCAATAAAGTAATGAGGTCAACTGCAATCCAGCTCTACATATTACAATACCCTGTTCTCTACAAGTCCATTTCCCAActaataaaatgagggagatggattAAATGAACCTAGGtctcttttcaactctaaattctacCAAGTTATTGCTTTTCTTGTCTACCAAAGGAGTTAGTTATACTTTCAGTGTGAAGAGCAAGTTAAAAGAGCTTAAGAGAGGTAAAATACCCTTATTAAGTGAGGGCTATTCAAGAAAACACCCAACTCAATGAGTtcaagtcaggagacctggaagAAATATATGTCAGCGTACTAAAAGAACAGAGATGGTAATAGAGAACAATCTTCTAtcatctttgaaaaataaatcaagaaaatcAAGAGTGGAAAATACTAGAATACTGAATACTCCCAATTTTCAATGAGGATCTTTAATTCTTCCAATTTTAAGTCAGTGATAATGTTTTAATCTGGAGTAAAGATATGGTTtctgagcatttattaaaggaatttgtggTCATTGAGAGCCAACAGTTTTATCCAAAAATTACATCAGATGACAACTATCTTTTTCAAAGGAGGGTTAATAGATTTCTACCAAGGTGATGTGTATGGAATTATCCTTACCTATTGTTATTTCTGAATTTCAGAAGGTATCTGGCAAAGTTAATCAATATTTCATTGTTGACTAATTGTGAGATGAGCTACATGGTAAATATGTGGGTAAAATCTACACTCGGTGATTAGAGCTAAATAAGAAGacgtgaatataatggaatattactgtgatataagaaataatgaaattttatgtaatgtataggtatgtatatatacatatatacacacatgtatgtgtgtacacacacacatatatgctataGCTTGGGAAGAAACTATAAAGACCACCATGAACTAATTCAGAGTAAACTAAACAGAAATAAATTTGATGATACAACAGTTACAACactcagagagaaaaataatcaagattttgagaactctgatcaatacaaagaATGATAAGCTCCCCAAGTCCAGAAGACTGAGGATGAAACACCTCTCCTGCTGCAGATGATAAAAAATGCAGCTACAGACATACAGATGCACACGACCACGTTTTGCACAAGGACGGTACTAGATATTTGTTTTGGTGGACTACAATATTTTGAGGGGgttttttctgttaaaaaaattaataaatgggaTAATGGCCACAATGGGGAGGTGACAGCAAAAGCTCACAAAAAACCTCAACAACCAGACTCAGAATAGTGATTAATAAATAGATCAATGTCCAACTGGAAGGAATTCCTAGTTGAGTAAGCAccacaacattttctttttacctAGTTCTACTCAGAATGTTGTCAATGGCTTAGAGATGGCATGCTTTTCAAACTGCAGATGACATGAAGCCAACAAAAAAGGGGTCATTTATGTCAAGTAACATCAGGCATTCCCCCCAAATCCAAATAAATTAAAACTGGACGCTGAGGATTAATTaacactgggggggggggggggttgttttgttttgttttaaacctCTACAGATATGTACAGGACAGGCGAAAGGTGCCTATCCCGTGAAAGTGTTCCCGTTTTAAGGAACTCCAAGGACAACAAAGCCATTGTTTCACTGCCATCGCAGACTCTCTGAAGCCCCTGCTTACCTCTCCGTTCGCG is part of the Notamacropus eugenii isolate mMacEug1 chromosome 3, mMacEug1.pri_v2, whole genome shotgun sequence genome and harbors:
- the LOC140496641 gene encoding dnaJ homolog subfamily A member 1; translated protein: MVKETTYYDVLGVKPNASQEELKKAYRKLALKYHPDKNPNEGEKFKQISQAYEVLSDAKKRDLYDKGGEQAIKEGGSGGGFGSPMDIFDMFFGGGGRMQRERRGKNVVHQLSVTLEDLYNGATRKLALQKNVICDKCEGRGGKKGAVECCPNCRGTGMQIRIHQIGPGMVQQIQSVCMECQGHGERISPKDRCKSCNGRKIVREKKILEVHIDKGMKDGQKITFHGEGDQEPGLEPGDIIIVLDQKDNAIFTRRGEDLFTCMDIQLVEALCGFQKPITTLDNRTIVITSHPGQIVKHGDIKCVLNEGMPIYRRPYEKGILIIEFKVNFPENGFLSSDKLSLLEKLLPERKEVEETEDMDQVELVDFDPSQERRRHYNGEAYEDDEHHPRGGVQCQTS